The genomic interval GGATCGCCACGCGGTCGTGCCCGGCCGCGTCGAGCCCGGCCCGGATCGCGGCGACGCGGCCGTCCATCATGTCGCTCGGCGAAACGACGTCGGCCCCGGCGTCCGCGTGCGCGACGGCCTGCTTCACCAGCACCGCCACCGTCGCGTCGTTGTCGACCTCGCCGCCGGCGTCGACGACGCCGTCGTGGCCGTCGCTGGAGTAGGGGTCCAGCGCCACGTCGGTGATGACGCACAGCGCCGGGTGCGCGGCTTTGAGGGCGGCGACGGCCCGCGGCACCAGCCCCGCCGGGTCGTGCGCCGCCTCGCCGCGGCGGGTCTTCTCCGCCTCGGGGATCTTCGGGAACACCACGACCTTGTCGACGCCTGCGCCGAGGCAGCGCCCGGACTGCGCGACGAGCCCCCCGAGGCTCCAGCGGGTCTGGCCGGGCAGCGCGTCCAGCGGCGTGTCGGCGTCGTCGCCGTGCACGAACAGCGGCTGGACGAGGTGCCCCGCCGAGAGCTGCGTCTCGCGGACGGCGGCACGCAGCGCCGGCGTCCGCCGGACGCGACGCGGGCGGATCGGCAGGTCGAGCTTGGCGGCGTCGGTCATGGCCGAAGGTAAGCGGCGGGCTCGGCCGGGGAGTCCCCCGCCGCGGATCCTGCCGCGTGCTCCGCGGCGGGCGCGGCGCCCGTAGCTTCTCCGCTTGCCGCCGCCTCCCGAAGCCACACCGCCCGGGCCCGCCCCGCCGTCGACGCGGGGCCGCGGCCGCTGGCTGGTTCTCCTGCAGCTCGGCGTCGCGGTCGGCCTGCTCGCGTGGGTGCTGCGGAGCCCCGCGGCCCGCGCCGCCTTCGCCGCCGGCCTCCGCTCGGCCGAGCCCGCGTGGCTGCTCGCCGGGCTCGGGCTCGGCGGGGTCTGGCTGCTCACGTGCGCCCGCCGCTGGCAGCTGTACCTGCGGCTGAACCGCCTGGACCTCCCGCTGCACCGGGTCTTCCGCGTCTACGCGGCCGGGCAGTTCTTCGAGCTGTTCCTGCCCGGCTCGCTCTCCGGCGACGCGGTCCGCTGGCTCTACGCGTCGCGGCTGCCCGCCACCGCCACGGCGGAGGCGCAGCGATCCGCCCGCGCCGACGCCGCGCGGGCCCTGCTGATGGACCACTTCTCGGGCCTGCTCGCGGCGGCGGCCCTCGCCACCGCGCTGGTCGTCTTCCGATGGCGCTGGTTCGCCCAGAGCCCGGTCGGCATCGCCGGCCTCGTGTTCCTCCTGGGCTTCTTTGGCTTCTGCGTCGGCGGCCTCGCGTTGACCTGGGTCGCCGACCGCCGGGGGTGGACGCGGCGCCACCTGCCCGCGTGGCTGCCGGGCCGCGACGCGCTGCTCGGGGCCGCCGCCGCCACCGGACACTTCGTCCGGGCCTGGCGGACCGCGCTCCGCGGCGCCGCCCTCTCCGGCGTCAGCCTGCTGTCTTATTACCTGGGCTTCTGGTGCGCCGCGCGGGCGTACGCCGCCGACGTCTTGGCCGTCGAGGTCGTTTCGGTGATGCCCGTCGTCGACACCGTCTCGAGCCTGCCGATCTCGATCGCCGGGCTCGGCGTCCGCGAGACCGTCTTCGAGCGGTTCCTCGGCGACCTCGCGGGCGTGCCCGCCGGCACCGCCGTGCTCATCTCGCTGACCGGCTTCTCCTTCACGCTGGCCTGGTCGCTCCTCGGCGGCCTGCTCTGGCCGACGCTGGGCCGGCGGGCGAGCAACGCAGAAGCGGAGCCGAACCCGCGGACCGCGTGAGAGAAACCTCCCGAAGCCCGGCGGTCCGCGGGTTCAGGCGGCCACCCGCAGCCCCGGCCGCTCCGCCTGCCCCACCTGCTCCTTCAGCCACGCCGACGCCTCGGCAACCCGCATCGGCTTGGCGAAGAGGTAGCCCTGACCGCCGTCGTAGCCCATGGCCTGGAACATCGACACCTCCTCCGGCGTCTCGAGGCCCTCGGCGACGGTCCGCAGGCCCAGCTTCCGCGCGAGCTCGGCGATGGCGTCGGCCACCACCGCGACCCTGCGGTCCCGCGCCGCCTCGGCCGTGAAGGAGCGATCGATCTTGAGCCACTGCACGGGGTACGCGTGCAGGCCCGACAGCGTCGAGGTGCCGGTGCCGAAGTCGTCGAGCATCAGCTGGAAGCCGGCGTCCCTCAGCCGCTGCATCGTCACCCGCGCCTCGCGGCAATCGGCGACGTCCGACTCGGTCAGCTCCAGGTGCACCTGGTGGGGGTGGAGGCCGGCCTCCGCCACGGCCGCTCCGACGCGTGCGGGCAACCCGGCGTCGCGGAGCTGCCGCTTCGAGAGGTTCAACGAGACGAAGAGCCCCGCGTCGCCGTCCACCGCGGCGCCACACTCCCGCCGCATGCACGAGACGCCCTCCAGTGCGGCCCCGGCGACGGCCGCGAAGGTCTCGTCGATGAGGCCGGACCGCTCCGCGAGCGGGATGAAGTGCGTCGGCGGGATCGGCCCGTGAACCGGGTGCGTCCAGCGGGCGAGTGTCTCGAAGCCGCAGACGCGGGAGGTCGAGAGGTCAACGATCGGCTGGAGCACCGGGTGGATCTCGCCGCGATCGAGCGCTTCCCGCAGGTCCGACTCGACCCGCACGTCCCGCCGAGCGCGCTGCAGCATCGGAGGGTCGAACACCTTCGGCCGCGCGGCCGGGTCTTCGCTCGAGGCCTCCGCCGCGGCGGTCATCGCCAGGATGGCGCGGGCGAGCAGATCGGCACAGGCTTGGATCCGCGGGAGCCCGAGCGGACGCCCGCCGCCCCGCTCACGCACCGCCAGCCCGATCGACGCGGTCAGCGGGAGCCGCTGATCGTCCAGCTCGTAGGCCCGGTCGAGGGCGTGCCCGACGCGGCCCGCCAGCCCCGCGGCGGCCACGCCCGTGTCCACCTCGCCGGAGAGCATCAGCGCGAAGGTCCCGCTCTCGACCCGAGCGACTTCGCGACGCGTCCCCGCCGCCACGCCCGGCAGGTCGCCCTCGATCGACGCCCGGAGGCGGCGCGCGGTCTCCAGGAGCACCGCGTCGCCGGATCCGGTGCCCCCGGCGATCGCCTCGAAGCGGCTCAAACGCAGGCTCAGGATCAAGACGGCCTCGCCCGAAGCGAGCGCCGCGTCGCCGAGGCGCGTGAGGCCGCGGCCGTTGAGCAGGCCCGTCACCGGGTCCCGCAACGCCGCCTCCTCCGCCCGCACCACGTCGCGGTGCAGCTCGATCAGCCGGCTCGCCTGCTCCGCCAGAGAAACCAGCCGGTCTCGCTCGGCGGAAGCGAGCTGCCGCGGCTTCTGGTCGCACAAGCAGAACGCGCCGAGTGCGTGGCCGCCCGCGGAGAACAGCGGAACGCCGGCGTAGAAGCGGAGATGCGGCTCCCCGACCACCAGCGGGTGGTCGCAGAACCGCGGGTCGGCGGCGAGATCATCGACGACCAGCGGCGACCGCCGCACGACCGTGTGGTGGCAGATCGCCACCTCGCGCGGGGTCTGAGAGAAGCCGAGCCCGACGCAGGACTTGAACCACTGCCGATCGGCGTCCACCAGGCTCACCGCCGCGATCGGCACGCCGAAGAGATCGGCCGCGAGCCGCGTCAGGCCGTCGTAGGCGGACTCCGGCGCGGTGTCCAGCAGCCGGTGCGCGTGGAGGTCCGCGAGCCGCGGCGCCTCCATCTCGGGATAGGGTGCGAGCATCGTCGGGAGAGGTGGGGAGGAGGCGAGGCGGGGTGAGGGCGAGGGGTTTGGAGGGCCGGAGCGGTCGCCGCGGCTTCCTCGGTTTCCATCGGCCCGATGTTCCCCGCGGGCAACACGTTCATCGGCGAAAAGCCAGGGGCTTCTCCCGATGAGGCCCACCCGGCGCGGACCGATTGGCCGGCTCCGGGCCGGCGGGCCTTTATCGTCCGCCATGAGCACGCCCCACTTCCCGCCGCCCGGCCCGCTGCGATGCGTGCTCGACACCGACACCTTCAACGAGGTGGACGATCAGTTCGCGCTCGCCTGGATGCTGCGCCGGCCCGACCGGTTCGACGTCGCCGCCGTCACGGCGGCGCCCTTCCTCAACGAGAAGGTGGCGACCGCCGCCGAGGGCATGCGCCTCTCGCTGGAGGAGGCCGAACGGGTGCTGGAGCTCTGCGGCCGCGAGGACGTGGAGGTCGTGCCCGGCAGCGAGTCGTTCTGCCGCCGCAGCGGCGAGCCGGTGCAGAGCCCCGCCGCCCACCGGATCCTCGACGCATCGGCCGCGCACGGGCCCGATCACCCGCTGCACGTTGTCGGGATCGCCGCGCTCACCAACGTCGCGAGTGCCCTGTGGATCGATCCCACGCTCAAGGAGCGGGTCGTGCTGCACTGGCTCGGGGGGCACCGCCCGCCGCTGGGCGTGGAGAGCGAGTTCAACTTCGGCCAGGACGTCGCCGCGGGCCGCGCCGCGTTCGGCGGGGTCCCGCTCGTGTGGCACCCCTGCCGGGGCGTCGCCTCGCACCTGCTCACCACCGTGCCCGAGCTGGAGCGCGACCTCGAGCCCCGCGGCCCGCTCGCCGCCTTTCTCACCGGCCGCTTCCGCGACCACGTCGCGGCTCCCGGGAGCGACACCTCCGGCCCCGCCACCGCCAAGGAGATCTGGGACGTCGCCCCGGTCGCGTGGCTGCTCGGCGGCGAGGACCTCGTCCTCACCGGCGAGGAGCCCAACCCTTACACGGCCGGAGACGACGGTCCGGGCACCCCGGCCGGGCCCGAGACGATCCGGTCCGCCCTGCTGCCCCACCGCAACCCGATCTTCCGCCGGCTCTTCGACGACCTCGCGGGGTGAGCGTGACGCCCGGGGCGGCGCCGTTCGGCGTCCGGCGCCGCGGGAACTCCTCGCCGGTCAGGGCGAGGGCAGCTTGATCGTCGAGCCGCTCGCTTCTTCCCGCTCGCCGGTCACCAGGTCGTGGATGACGCCGGCGACGGATATCGGGTCGAGCGCCTTCTCCGGCGGGATCGCCCGCTCGGAGAAGTTGCCGCGGAGCAGCGCCGTCTCCACCGCACCCGGAGCGACGGCGTAGGTGCGGATGCCGAGGCGCTGGCCCTCGGTCGCCGCGTTGGCGACGAAGGCCTCCACCCCCGCCTTGGCCGCGGCGTAGAAGCTGAACTTCTGGTGCGGCGTGTGGATCGCCATCGCGGAGATGCCGACCAGCACGCCCGCGTCCTCCCGCCCGTTCGCGCGGAAGGCCGGCCAGGCGGCGCGGGCGAGGTAGACCAACGCCTTGAGGTTGACGTCGACGCAGGCGTCGAGCTCGGCGTCCTGGATCCGTTCGATGGCGGCGAGCGGCGCCTGGCCGGCGGCGTTCACCACGGCGTCGAGGCGGCCGAAAGCGGCGACCGTTTGCTGGACCGCCGCGTCGACGGCGGCTCGGTCGGTGACGTCGGCGACGATCGGGAGGACCTCCGCCTCGGGACGGACCTCCTCGCGGACGAGTGCCGCCGCGGCCTCGAGCTTCTCGAGCGTCCTGCCCGCCAGCGCCACCGCGTACCCGCTCTCGGCGAGCAGCATCGCGGTGTCGCGGCCGATGCCCGAGCCGGCGCCGGTGACGAGGACGGACTTGCGGGGGGAGGCGGCGTCGGTCATGGGCGACCGTAGGAGAACCGGACGCCGATCCGACCGCGCCGCCACGCCGGGAAGAGAGCTCGCTGACGCGCTCGCCGGGTCCGCTTCCCCCCTGCCCTGCGCGGCGGTCTGCCTGCGCCCCGCCGTGCCCGCTCCTCCGCGCCCGCTCCCCTTCAGAACGAAAGCCGCGCCGCCACGCGCACGAACGCCGCGTCGTCGAATTCCTGGATCTCCTCCGTGCTCCGCAGGTCGTAGCCGCGGCGGAGCTGCTGGCCGAAGCCCCAGCCTCCGGTGAGTGTGAAGG from Phycisphaera mikurensis NBRC 102666 carries:
- a CDS encoding nucleoside hydrolase, which produces MSTPHFPPPGPLRCVLDTDTFNEVDDQFALAWMLRRPDRFDVAAVTAAPFLNEKVATAAEGMRLSLEEAERVLELCGREDVEVVPGSESFCRRSGEPVQSPAAHRILDASAAHGPDHPLHVVGIAALTNVASALWIDPTLKERVVLHWLGGHRPPLGVESEFNFGQDVAAGRAAFGGVPLVWHPCRGVASHLLTTVPELERDLEPRGPLAAFLTGRFRDHVAAPGSDTSGPATAKEIWDVAPVAWLLGGEDLVLTGEEPNPYTAGDDGPGTPAGPETIRSALLPHRNPIFRRLFDDLAG
- a CDS encoding lysylphosphatidylglycerol synthase transmembrane domain-containing protein → MPPPPEATPPGPAPPSTRGRGRWLVLLQLGVAVGLLAWVLRSPAARAAFAAGLRSAEPAWLLAGLGLGGVWLLTCARRWQLYLRLNRLDLPLHRVFRVYAAGQFFELFLPGSLSGDAVRWLYASRLPATATAEAQRSARADAARALLMDHFSGLLAAAALATALVVFRWRWFAQSPVGIAGLVFLLGFFGFCVGGLALTWVADRRGWTRRHLPAWLPGRDALLGAAAATGHFVRAWRTALRGAALSGVSLLSYYLGFWCAARAYAADVLAVEVVSVMPVVDTVSSLPISIAGLGVRETVFERFLGDLAGVPAGTAVLISLTGFSFTLAWSLLGGLLWPTLGRRASNAEAEPNPRTA
- a CDS encoding putative bifunctional diguanylate cyclase/phosphodiesterase, producing the protein MLAPYPEMEAPRLADLHAHRLLDTAPESAYDGLTRLAADLFGVPIAAVSLVDADRQWFKSCVGLGFSQTPREVAICHHTVVRRSPLVVDDLAADPRFCDHPLVVGEPHLRFYAGVPLFSAGGHALGAFCLCDQKPRQLASAERDRLVSLAEQASRLIELHRDVVRAEEAALRDPVTGLLNGRGLTRLGDAALASGEAVLILSLRLSRFEAIAGGTGSGDAVLLETARRLRASIEGDLPGVAAGTRREVARVESGTFALMLSGEVDTGVAAAGLAGRVGHALDRAYELDDQRLPLTASIGLAVRERGGGRPLGLPRIQACADLLARAILAMTAAAEASSEDPAARPKVFDPPMLQRARRDVRVESDLREALDRGEIHPVLQPIVDLSTSRVCGFETLARWTHPVHGPIPPTHFIPLAERSGLIDETFAAVAGAALEGVSCMRRECGAAVDGDAGLFVSLNLSKRQLRDAGLPARVGAAVAEAGLHPHQVHLELTESDVADCREARVTMQRLRDAGFQLMLDDFGTGTSTLSGLHAYPVQWLKIDRSFTAEAARDRRVAVVADAIAELARKLGLRTVAEGLETPEEVSMFQAMGYDGGQGYLFAKPMRVAEASAWLKEQVGQAERPGLRVAA
- the hemB gene encoding porphobilinogen synthase, with the protein product MTDAAKLDLPIRPRRVRRTPALRAAVRETQLSAGHLVQPLFVHGDDADTPLDALPGQTRWSLGGLVAQSGRCLGAGVDKVVVFPKIPEAEKTRRGEAAHDPAGLVPRAVAALKAAHPALCVITDVALDPYSSDGHDGVVDAGGEVDNDATVAVLVKQAVAHADAGADVVSPSDMMDGRVAAIRAGLDAAGHDRVAILAYSVKYASAFYGPFREALDSAPRAAPAGRIIPGDKATYQMDPANVREAQREAALDEAEGADLLMVKPAGPYLDVIRAVRERTRLPVAAYQVSGEYLMLEAAAATGHLDRRKAHLEALVGIRRAGADAILTYAATEAAGWL
- a CDS encoding SDR family oxidoreductase, which translates into the protein MTDAASPRKSVLVTGAGSGIGRDTAMLLAESGYAVALAGRTLEKLEAAAALVREEVRPEAEVLPIVADVTDRAAVDAAVQQTVAAFGRLDAVVNAAGQAPLAAIERIQDAELDACVDVNLKALVYLARAAWPAFRANGREDAGVLVGISAMAIHTPHQKFSFYAAAKAGVEAFVANAATEGQRLGIRTYAVAPGAVETALLRGNFSERAIPPEKALDPISVAGVIHDLVTGEREEASGSTIKLPSP